The Nostoc sp. 'Peltigera membranacea cyanobiont' N6 genome contains the following window.
TGACAACTGACTGAACGTGCTTTTAATGGATGAGATTGGTTGAAGCAAGTTTTCGTTGTCTTGGCTCCATCTAATAATTTGTGCATCTAGCAATTCTTGAAACTCAAGAGCGTGTACTGCCGCCTCATCCGAGGGAGTTTGGCTATCCACAAGAATTGATAACTTGAGAGTCAACAAAAGTATCGTTTGTGTTTCTAAAGAATCGTCTTTAGAGGTAACTTGTGTACAAGACTCGTCTACATAAAAACCAAATTGGCTTTTAAAATGTGAAAAGCTCTGTGTTTGAAGTTGTTGACTAAGATATGGTAGCAATCCAGTACCGGGATCTAATAGAATTTGGCGAACGATTGGTATTTGTATCATAAATACTCTACAAGTTTTAAATTAAACCTTTTCTTTCCCAACAATTTCACCAGATTCAGCACTTTAAGACATCCATCAAACTGACGAAACTTAGCTCAATCGCTCTACCGATTTACTTAAAACATCTTTAGTGCTGCAATTTGCCAGATAATTGCTCCCATCCCCAACAAAGGAGCAATCGCTTAATACTTGCATCTATCCTCCTATTGTGTTATTGCATCTACCCGAAAAAGAGATTTATATCGAAAAAGATAAATTCTTCAATAAGGGACTCGTATTTCCCATACTTTTGCAGTAGAGTGTTTATTCCGTGCAATTATTAATACCCATCTTCTCCCAACTTTACTCAGACAAATTTTAAGCCAATGCCTTCGAGGGAACACCCAATGAATACTTCTAATGAGATACATACTAAGAAAATCATCAAAAAATCCGACAAGCTTACCCTGAGACAGATGAAGCTAATCGAGGAGGCTGAAGACCAACTTCTTGAAGCTAATACTGTCAATTCTCCAGCCCCTGTGGTTGAGCTTGAGGAGAAACCAGTAGCGATTTCAGAGCCTAGAGTTCCTGACTATATTCCATTGCTTGACAATCCTCCAGTACAATCTGTGGGCAATTCCGGCTGGCAAGTGTCTGATGTCTGGCGGGATATCCGCGTTGATGATTTTTGTAATTAAAGCAGGCAATTTGTATTCCCAGACGGTTCTGCATCAAGGCGGTTGCAATTATCCATGATCCGAATCTTAGAGATTGAGGGACAGGCACCTGATCAGGGAGAAAAGTTTTCCCGAAGACATACTTGTGCAGCAATACCTCAATACTTCGTTAAAACGATAATATGCAACCGCCTGAGCAACTTTTGTAAACTATCTTTGCACTCAGTCAAAGCTGTAGTTGAATTGTGCCTATAATAAGTTACGGCTAACTATAAGTTAGCACCCTGTAAGTCTGTATCGCTTGGATTACGCATCAAAGGCGATACCAAAGACAAGCAAAATTTATCGGCAGCGCAATAGTTTTTATTCTGTTGCCAACATGCACCCAGAGCGATCGCATGTTGGTGAAAGTGTTGTATATCAAGTGTAAGCATATAAAAAAGTTCAACAATTCTAGTCTCTCAAAGCATTGATTTTTCGTGGTTGGGTGCAAGTCCACGTAAAAATAAGTTGAACAATTTGGGGATGGAAAAGGGATCACTCTACTACTTTTTCAACACAGAGACACCAAACTCAAATAAAAAAGTTCAACAATTAGGAGAGTGATTCTACCCGCATGTGGGCGCGATCGCTCTAGTAATAACGTAGCTATCGCACGGCGGTAAGACTTGCGAGCGATTCATGGACGGATGCCTGGAGCGGGGTAAAGCACCCAACAGAAATTGTAGAACTTTTTTATTTATTGTTGGACTTTATTATTTATTGTTGTGTGGGTTTGCAGACTAAGTGAAATTTTTTCAACGCAAGAATAAGGGTTTGAGCAATTTTTGTTGCAGACTAAATGAAATTTTTTTGCAGACTAAGTGAAATTTTCCCCCTAAATTTGCAGACTAAATGAAATTTTCCTCAATTACATAACATCTTGATTTGTGTCATTTTGAGTTAAGCCCCAACCAAGCAATGTATGCAGTTCTAATAAAGGGAAAAATACGTAATCACTAATTATCGTATCTTTAGCTATTAAACCTTCAAATAAATCATAATAACCAGATAAATTATCTCGGTCTGATGCTTTTAAATTTTCTAAATACTGAATGTCATCAGTATAGTTAACTAAATCTATCTCAGGGACTTGACAGAGCAGAGAAATTTGGTAGGACAAAGCAAACTGTTCAGCACTGATAGTAGTTATAGAAGAATTACGTAAATCAAATCCACACTTGCATTTGAGTAATTTAGCTCTAAAAAACTGAATAGACTGATGACAATTAGGACACTTTTCAATTAGAAAACATTTATGGAAAGGACATCCTGTAACACTATGCAGATGCCACACTTGACGATAATAAGGCGATAACTGCAAACAAACAGGGCATAATCTTGGCCCTTGTTTGCGAAGAAACCTAACTGGAATATTCTCTCCAAATGCTTGAACAATAGTTGTATAGAAAAATTTAGTCTTGCCAAGAGCCACAGAACTAAATGCCATCGACCAAAGAGTTTTTTCTGACACTCCAGTAATATGACTTAGCAAACATAAGCTATCAAATTGAGGATAAAATATATTGGCATACCTTTCTGTCTTTGTTAACGCAGAAACTTTTAAAATATAATTGGGAGAAGAGTAATAATTACTATCAGCGAGTCGGGCAATATACCCAACTAAACTTTCATCAGCGTAAGGATGAGGGCGGCGTAAAAGTTTGTTATCAGTGTACAAGCTAACTCCCTCCTTCTCCTATTTATGTAAAATATCAGATGCCTTTGTTGAGCGAGTTTTTGGTTTAATTCTGCGATTAGTAGCTTCTAACGTTGAAAATTCTTGTAAGGAAGAAACTTGCTTTTCATATAAGAGATATTCATCAGTAAGGAAAGGGTTATGCTTGTGCAGCTTATCTGCTTTTACATACTTGTCAAATGCAGTAGCTAAAACATTTAAATCAAGTTTTTCTAACCCTTGACTAAGTGCTAAATAAGTCCCATAACGAATTAGTTTCATCACATAAGCAACAACACCGTCAGATGCGTAGTAAAAACGCAGGGACATTTCTTCACTAGCTAAACAAGATTCATCACTCAAGGGAAGTTGTGATTCCACTGCATGTATAAAAGTCCGAAATTCTTTACCAGAATCCGCTTTCCATTCAAAAGGGCTGAGAGTATATCTATTAGTAAACCTACGACTTAGCTGAGAGTTAAAATTAAAAACTGCATTACTTTCTGGTAAACCAATTAAAATTATCGGAACTTTAGCATCTAAAATTAAATTTTTTAACCAGTCAGAAACAGTTTTTAGTACCTTAGCTGAATCTCGGTCAATAAAATGTTGAAATTCATCTAAAAAAATAAGTTCTACACCACAATCTTTCATTAATCCTATTAGCCTAATAGTCTGACTTCCTACTGTGCCCTTATCATAAGCAGGGTCTCCTAATTCCCAAAGAAGCTTAGTTACAACACTTTTGACTGTCGCTGGGGAAGGAATGGTAACAGACAATATCGGAACAACTGTACCAGTAGCTGTTTCATATCTGGGAGACTCTTGAATGTAACTTCTAAAAATAGTAGTTTTACCAGTTCCAGTTTCTCCTTGCAAAAATAAACAGTCTGGCTCATCTTTTAAGTTAGAAAAACGATGGCAATAATCAATAGCTGATAAAATCTCTTTGATGCGAGGATAGATAACATATATGTTATTAGCAAGATACAATCGCTCTGATAATGTCATTTTTAGCAAATGCTTTTTATCTAACATAGATTTATATCTCCGAATTTGGTAAACCTATACTAATATCCCACCCAGATAAATCTGGCTTCCACTCATCAGCCGCTTTGTCATTAATAGGAACTGTTTGCTCAACTTGAGATAAAGATTGTTGCTTTCGGGTATGTTTTCGCTTTTTTGGGATTTTTAAGTTAACGTCAGTTGAATTTAGATGTAATTCTTGATTTAACTCAACTTCAAAGGGGAAGTTATCAGTATCTTTCTCATTAATCTGTGAGGATTCAGATAAATTAAAAGCACTACCAATGTCAGATATCCCTGCCATTGAACTATTATTAGATTCGTCCTCTATCAGGTGATTAATACTAGTAGTTAATGTTGTTGGTGTTATAGGATTTTCCGGTTTATCCCTGTTAAATCCTTCTCTTCCTATACCTTTCCACCTAGCCATTGCCGAACGAGTTTTACCTTTTTTAGTTAATAACCATTCTCTTTCTACTATTTCTTGAATTTTCTTTTTAGCTAAAGCAAGGGCAACAATATCTACTTTTTTATACTCAATTGCTGCCAAATTCTTAATCACTTTGTGTTGCCACAGAGACAGTCCTTGAGTATAAGCATAAGATACAGCAGGTATGGCTATAAAATTGTCATAAGTTGGGTCAAAAACATAGATACTGGATAAATCGAGAGGGTCAATTTTAATGGTCGCTTTCGCTCTGAATCGCTTACTCGAACTACTTTTTTTATCTGATTTTTCAAAATCAGCACGTAACTGGACAAGTTCAGCACTATTGTAATAAAGTCCCTCAAACTCTATGCCTTTTATAGAAATAACTCGTTTCTCAATCCGTCCTAGCAAAACCCTTAATTCCTTATGTGAAGGTGGTAATGCAGGTGGATATTCTAATAATGCTTTTTCCCAAACCTCAGAACGGGGGCATTTAAATTCTGGATGAGCATCTTGATTATGAATATCAATGATAAATATATGAATCATTTCTTGTAAGGCATCAAATGAAACCACAGCATTTTTTTTAGGATCATAATCATATTGCTGTGTAAACTCTAAAAGGAAGTGCCCAGGTTGACCTACCAATATTTTGGTATTTAACATCCCAAAAAATCTTTCGACCCCTGCTTTATACCAAGGCATTTTAGGTGGGGTATATTGAATGTGAATTTGAAGCTGGCTACAAGCATCCTTAAAATGTTCGCTATAAAATTCCTTACCATTATCGACTACCAGTGTTTCCATTAATCCATAGCTAGTCCAGTGATGCTCTACTTGAGGAAATTTACGTTTAACATAATCTTTAGGACGAATAGCATTGAGCAAACACTGCATCACACTCAATGAACTAAAAGGTTCAAAACTTAGATAATAACCAACAACTACACCTGAATATTTATCGATAGCAGAAGTTAATGCAGGAGTTCCTATTGGTAATCGAGTTTCCTCATCCACTACAAAAAATGGTAGTTTTGTATGGTCAATCTCTACTCTTTCTAAAGGACGAGTTACTCGCAGAGATTCTTGGCTTGCAGTATACATTTTATCTGCAACTTTAGAACCATATCTAGCCTTAACTTTTTCATAGGGTTCTAGTTTATAAATAGAGCGATAAATGGTTGTCCGATGCGGAATTTTTAATTTTTCTAATCCAATTTCTTCTCGAAATTTGTTTTCTTGTTCAAGGCTAGCGACCACTTCATCATAAACGGCATCCACGGTGGCTCTAAATGGAGTTAAATAAATTTTTTTAACAGCTTTTTCTACTATTTCATTGACTTCAGCTTGTAACTTTGAGCGATAATCTCCACGACCTCTATAATTTGGTACTAGTGAGCGAATGTCTTTTCCTGAATACTCATAACCTTTTAGCCAACGATAAAGTGTAATGTGACTTGGCGGATGAGAATCATTAATTTTTTGAGATATTTCTTCTATGATTGGACAGAGGAATTCTTTGGTGCGCCTACTATCATTTTTCTCTAACACAGCAAGTATATATTGTTCTCTTCTTAGGGCTTCCTGCTTTAAATCTAAAGGAATTTGTGTAAAATCTGCGCCACAATAATTTTTTTTATTTGCTTTTGTAGTAACTTGAAGATTTTCAAATTCCAATTCATCCTTGAAAAATAACTGAATTAAATCTGTTTGGGATATGCAGGATACATTCTCTGTTACGACATCACAAATTTGAAAGCTACCATCGGTTAATCTTTGTTTGATAGTATACTCTCGACCTTTCAACCAAAACTGTAACCCAATAAATAGTTTTACCCTACTCATATAGAAAACTCCAGTAGAGAAAGTGCTTTTTGATTTATATAGATTGGGCTATTTGAACTAATAGGTTGCTTTAAGTCAGTTTTCAGGAATCCTAGAAAAATTAATTTCAACAAAATATTTATACTAATTTGCTTAGGAGCTAAATCTAAAAGAGCAGTTTTTATTGATGTTGAAACCTGCCTTTGAAAATACCGATAGCAGTCTAGGGCATTATTGATACTTAACGGTTCACCAGCATATTTGTAAATAAGTTTGAGATTATTTAACTGCGGCTGAACTCGAATCATTGCATCCGTAACTACAACGAATTCCCAACCTTTCTCTTCACAGATGGGCGCGATCGCTCGGAATAAACTGAGATTTTTATCAGAATTTACTTTGCTTGCTGGTTTGACCTCGACAAGTAACTTTTTATGCCTGCCTTCAACAAAAAAATCAGGAGTATACCGTCGTTGACGATGATTAAACGTGTAAAAGATGCTCAGTGGCTGGCTGTGGTACGACAGCACATCTGGGTCAGTTTCCAGTAGGTACATATAATCCCTCTCAATTAGGGACTCATACCATATACCTGTCTGCATTTTCAGGCTGGAAAAAAGACCAATGTTTTTCTTGCTGTTGGAGTTAGTTATTTTTCTAGCTGGGTTAGCCAAGCTGAACCTGCTCTTTCCAGACTTGAGCGGCTTGAAGTCCGGTATTCTTAAAGATTATGCGATATGAAACGCATTTCACTTAGTCTGCAACAAAATTTCATTTAGTCCGCACAAATTTCACTTATGTCGGTTCGCAGACTAAGTGAAAAATTCTCAACGGAAGAATAGGGTTTCTGGCTTGTGTTGTCGCAGACTAAGTGAAAAATTGTCGCAGACTAATTGAAAATTTCCTACCAAATTCGCAGACTAATTGAAAATTTCTTTTGATTCTGCACGTAACTGTATTGTAGTATTTTTATCATAACCTTAGTACAGCCCACCTTAAATGAGGTACGGAATTCACTTTTGGAATGAGTAGCGTCTAGTGTGATATCTCCGCTTGTTATAGGCCAATACGGTTCATTATTACCCTAAAATAAACGTTAGAAATAAATCGAAATTTTCTAAATTGTTTTTAAAGCAAAAAGGAGGAAATGAATAACGTTATTATTCCCATCGAATTTGAACTCGCGGCAATAAAAATAGCTCAAGCGCATTTCCCTTGGCTACGTTTTAAAGTATCTCCTATCCAGGAGAAGGGAAGAGTCTACAATCGCTCATCAGACGCTATTTATTTTGAAGCTTACTTTCAAAATAGTTTGATTGATTATGATCCTCTCCACAAAAATAATTACTATCCTAGTTTTAACTTTTACTTGTTGCCAGGAAAGAGACTAATTCAGTTAAGTGGCTGGTGGCGCAATCAGGTGCTAACTTTCATCTACGCACCATTAGACCCAGAACCATACAATAAGCACTGGCAAAATGACAAAAACTTGGCTGTACCTTGCCCCTATCCAGACGGCGATAAATTTGAACAGATGGCAATCGCTTTATTTTCTTTAGTTCAGGAGTATTTAGTAGGGTATGAGGGGTGATGCTGCTTCTTCAATTGTCTAGGATTTTTCAGCCAAGCCATTTAGTAGC
Protein-coding sequences here:
- a CDS encoding Mu transposase C-terminal domain-containing protein, with the protein product MSRVKLFIGLQFWLKGREYTIKQRLTDGSFQICDVVTENVSCISQTDLIQLFFKDELEFENLQVTTKANKKNYCGADFTQIPLDLKQEALRREQYILAVLEKNDSRRTKEFLCPIIEEISQKINDSHPPSHITLYRWLKGYEYSGKDIRSLVPNYRGRGDYRSKLQAEVNEIVEKAVKKIYLTPFRATVDAVYDEVVASLEQENKFREEIGLEKLKIPHRTTIYRSIYKLEPYEKVKARYGSKVADKMYTASQESLRVTRPLERVEIDHTKLPFFVVDEETRLPIGTPALTSAIDKYSGVVVGYYLSFEPFSSLSVMQCLLNAIRPKDYVKRKFPQVEHHWTSYGLMETLVVDNGKEFYSEHFKDACSQLQIHIQYTPPKMPWYKAGVERFFGMLNTKILVGQPGHFLLEFTQQYDYDPKKNAVVSFDALQEMIHIFIIDIHNQDAHPEFKCPRSEVWEKALLEYPPALPPSHKELRVLLGRIEKRVISIKGIEFEGLYYNSAELVQLRADFEKSDKKSSSSKRFRAKATIKIDPLDLSSIYVFDPTYDNFIAIPAVSYAYTQGLSLWQHKVIKNLAAIEYKKVDIVALALAKKKIQEIVEREWLLTKKGKTRSAMARWKGIGREGFNRDKPENPITPTTLTTSINHLIEDESNNSSMAGISDIGSAFNLSESSQINEKDTDNFPFEVELNQELHLNSTDVNLKIPKKRKHTRKQQSLSQVEQTVPINDKAADEWKPDLSGWDISIGLPNSEI
- a CDS encoding TnsA endonuclease N-terminal domain-containing protein, with the protein product MYLLETDPDVLSYHSQPLSIFYTFNHRQRRYTPDFFVEGRHKKLLVEVKPASKVNSDKNLSLFRAIAPICEEKGWEFVVVTDAMIRVQPQLNNLKLIYKYAGEPLSINNALDCYRYFQRQVSTSIKTALLDLAPKQISINILLKLIFLGFLKTDLKQPISSNSPIYINQKALSLLEFSI
- a CDS encoding TniQ family protein, coding for MYTDNKLLRRPHPYADESLVGYIARLADSNYYSSPNYILKVSALTKTERYANIFYPQFDSLCLLSHITGVSEKTLWSMAFSSVALGKTKFFYTTIVQAFGENIPVRFLRKQGPRLCPVCLQLSPYYRQVWHLHSVTGCPFHKCFLIEKCPNCHQSIQFFRAKLLKCKCGFDLRNSSITTISAEQFALSYQISLLCQVPEIDLVNYTDDIQYLENLKASDRDNLSGYYDLFEGLIAKDTIISDYVFFPLLELHTLLGWGLTQNDTNQDVM
- a CDS encoding TniB family NTP-binding protein, producing MLDKKHLLKMTLSERLYLANNIYVIYPRIKEILSAIDYCHRFSNLKDEPDCLFLQGETGTGKTTIFRSYIQESPRYETATGTVVPILSVTIPSPATVKSVVTKLLWELGDPAYDKGTVGSQTIRLIGLMKDCGVELIFLDEFQHFIDRDSAKVLKTVSDWLKNLILDAKVPIILIGLPESNAVFNFNSQLSRRFTNRYTLSPFEWKADSGKEFRTFIHAVESQLPLSDESCLASEEMSLRFYYASDGVVAYVMKLIRYGTYLALSQGLEKLDLNVLATAFDKYVKADKLHKHNPFLTDEYLLYEKQVSSLQEFSTLEATNRRIKPKTRSTKASDILHK